A portion of the Sabethes cyaneus chromosome 3, idSabCyanKW18_F2, whole genome shotgun sequence genome contains these proteins:
- the LOC128742232 gene encoding epidermal growth factor receptor substrate 15-like 1 isoform X2, protein MPDILKIAGDHILIYEAYYKQLDPKATNEIGAHDAAKFLKKSGLSDVVLSRIWDLSDPTGRGFLTKEGFFVALKLIGLAQEGSEFNMKNIYNELPKPPKVGDLPKVPAQVKLVPTENSDWSIKPEKRQQYEQLFDSLGPLNGLLPGAKVRTTLMNSKLPVDTLGRIWDLADQDRDGSLDKHEFCVAMHLVYEALDKRAIPATLPPQLQRNAQSSANNDNGFDAFGSGEGGFVANFPTDIAPPPTVPPLPAAARATPPIIPPAPLIPLIPTGGSDAIASNVWVVTTLERCRYEEIFNKSDMDRDGLVSGHEIKEVFLQSGLAQNVLAHIWALCDTNQTGKLRLEEFCLAMWLVERAKKGIDPPQALAPNMVPPSLRKNSLIIQPEPKPTYSNPELEMISKEIEELAKERRLLEQEVAQKEADVRIKNGEMRSLQSELDTLTATLKQLENQKGEAQKRLDDLKNQVNKIREQCQKQEATLKEQEGELDSRRSELQKLRDEEQALEKEYNAGTKDVDRLTSQLQDTQLEISQVKAMVTQIQEYQRQMTDALAMFRNAIDTNDPVLVSDYSLKIEPEFREAKQALEEKEVENANKRDPFGDNKANGFGATDGETGFGDDFKTNGFATQFDTSNGFQSSGFDDGFSSAFDNKSSDPFASSAGNADPFAESKGSAQPPAKDEFGCDPFAILHAPTTASQILTPSPSKSVAPPRPESPSPALPPKKAKQPPPRPAPPRPLQGPTPTKSAPQSTDAFGDSSGGSFANFADFDNKNLKPAAPANPLHTSSVLAMPTLTLSPSPIAAGVAAPSPLPVLLGAPSVSTAKSCSGLSASPAPSAAGSEAAKPAAVDFTDDPFKDYRYEDPFNIDDPFADDDVGHANTEDPFSSDSNSLNNNRTASPRKPPAGATSSNQLDDLFGDAQNNNFLFGGSSDIGFKTNRKLSESDPFEAFNNNFSRNTPNATSQDLLFRAFGATDSSESDAKSTTESKNAFFGAAAAAASPFEDEFIQTERQFVNLDFSNNNNSNSNKKRGTMGRETLDFANFDAFSNISNNLKNSNSLKRTKEGKRAVPTPPPVTKFNEDYSKEDAFEMDLQAVLERSKLEQ, encoded by the exons ATGCCCGATATATTAAAG ATCGCTGGTGATCACATCTTGATATACGAAGCCTATTATAAACAG CTCGACCCAAAGGCAACCAATGAGATCGGTGCACATGATGCCgcaaaatttcttaaaaaatccGGACTAAGCGATGTGGTACTCAGCAGAATATGGGATCTGTCCGATCCCACCGGGCGGGGTTTCCTTACCAAGGAGGGATTTTTTGTGGCGCTAAAACTGATCGGTCTAGCCCAGGAAGGATCAGAGTTCAACATGAAGAACATCTACAACGAGTTGCCGAAGCCTCCCAAAGTG GGTGATTTACCGAAGGTACCTGCCCAGGTGAAGCTGGTTCCCACAGAGAACAGTGATTGGTCAATTAAACCAGAAAAGAGGCAACAGTACGAACAGTTATTCGATTCACTTGGTCCGTTGAACGGTTTACTGCCGGGAGCAAAAGTGCGCACCACTCTAATGAATTCAAAGCTGCCGGTAGACACTTTAGGTCGCATTTGGGATTTAGCCGACCAGGATCGCGATGGAAGTCTAGACAAACATGAATTTTGCGTTGCAATGCACCTGGTGTACGAAGCACTAGATAAACGAGCCATTCCAGCAACTCTGCCGCCGCAACTGCAACGTAACGCACAGAGCAGCGCCAACAACGATAATGGTTTTGATGCGTTCGGGAGCGGTGAAGGAGGTTTCGTAGCAAACTTTCCTACAGATATTGCACCACCGCCTACTGTACCTCCTCTTCCAGCGGCAGCTCGAGCAACACCGCCCATCATTCCACCGGCACCACTAATTCCGCTCATTCCGACCGGGGGATCAGATGCCATCGCTAGCAATGTCTGGGTAGTAACAACGCTGGAACGTTGTCGGTACGAAGAAATATTCAACAAAAGCGATATGGACCGTGACGGACTTGTATCCGGACACGAAATCAAGGAGGTGTTTCTTCAGTCTGGTTTGGCACAAAATGTTCTCGCTCATATTTGGGCCTTGTGCGATACTAATCAAACCGGCAAACTAAGACTGGAGGAATTCTGTCTCGCCATGTGGCTGGTAGAACGTGCTAAGAAAGGAATTGATCCGCCGCAGGCGCTGGCCCCCAACATGGTGCCACCAAGTTTGAGAAAGAATTCTCTAATTATTCAGCCG GAACCGAAACCGACCTACAGCAATCCAGAGCTGGAAATGATTTCCAAGGAGATCGAAGAGCTGGCCAAAGAACGCCGACTGCTGGAGCAGGAGGTTGCACAGAAGGAGGCCGACGTTCGAATAAAGAATGGGGAAATGAGAAGTCTGCAG AGTGAGCTAGATACCTTGACCGCCACACTGAAGCAGTTGGAAAATCAAAAGGGCGAAGCACAGAAACGGCTGGACGATCTCAAAAATCAA GTGAACAAAATTCGCGAACAATGTCAGAAGCAGGAGGCAACCCTTAAAGAGCAGGAAGGTGAGTTGGATTCGCGCCGTTCGGAGTTACAAAAGCTAAGAGATGAAGAACAAGCGCTCGAGAAAGAGTACAATGCTGGAACCAAAGATGTTGATCGACTAACATCACAGCTGCAAGATACTCAGCTCGAGATCAGCCAAGTCAAAGCTATGGTTACACAGATTCAAGAGTACCAGCGACAGATGACCGATGCATTGGCTATGTTCCGTAACGCAATCGATACAAACGATCCGGTGCTGGTGTCCGATTACTCACTCAAAATAGAACCCGAATTTAGAGAAGCCAAACAGGCACTCGAAGAAAAGGAAGTAGAAAATGCCAACAAACGAGATCCGTTTGGTGACAATAAAGCAAACGGATTCGGCGCAACAGATGGGGAAACAGGTTTCGGtgatgattttaaaacaaacggGTTTGCAACGCAGTTCGATACGAGTAACGGATTCCAGAGCTCCGGGTTCGACGATGGATTTTCAAGTGCTTTCGACAACAAAAGCAGCGACCCATTTGCTTCTTCCGCAGGCAATGCCGATCCATTCGCTGAATCGAAAGGATCTGCTCAACCG ccCGCCAAGGACGAGTTCGGTTGCGATCCGTTTGCCATTTTACATGCTCCAACTACCGCTAGTCAGATACTCACTCCCAGTCCCAGCAAATCGGTCGCTCCTCCAAGACCCGAATCGCCGAGCCCGGCGTTGCCACCTAAAAAGGCAAAGCAACCTCCGCCTCGGCCAGCTCCTCCGCGACCGTTGCAA GGCCCCACTCCGACAAAGTCAGCGCCTCAATCGACCGATGCGTTTGGTGACAGCAGCGGTGGAAGTTTTGCCAATTTCGCTGACTTCGACAATAAG AACCTTAAACCTGCGGCACCCGCAAATCCTCTGCATACATCCTCAGTCTTAGCGATGCCAACGTTGACACTGTCGCCATCGCCAATCGCTGCCGGTGTGGCGGCACCATCGCCATTACCGGTACTGCTGGGCGCTCCTTCCGTTAGTACTGCCAAGTCATGCTCGGGTCTTTCAGCCTCACCAGCGCCAAGTGCCGCCGGTAGCGAAGCTGCAAAACCGGCAGCAGTTGATTTCACTGACGATCCGTTCAAGGATTATCGCTACGAAGATCCGTTCAATATCGACGATCCTTTCGCGGACGACGATGTAGGTCATGCAAATACGGAAG ACCCTTTCAGTTCGGATTCTAACTCGCTGAATAATAACCGTACCGCCAGTCCCAGGAAGCCACCAGCCGGGGCGACCAGCTCGAACCAACTGGACGATTTGTTTGGCGATGCGCAGAACAATAATTTCCTATTTGGTGGCAGTTCTGACATCGGGTTTAAAACCAACAGAAAACTTTCTGAATCCGATCCATTTGAAGCGTTCAATAATAATTTCAGTAGAAATACTCCCAACGCTACGTCACAAGATCTGCTTTTTAGGGCATTCGGTGCGACCGATAGCTCGGAGAGCGACGCAAAATCTACGACCGAATCGAAAAATGCTTTCTTTGgtgctgccgccgccgccgccagtcCCTTTGAAGATGAATTTATTCAAACGGAGCGGCAGTTCGTCAACCTGGACTtctccaacaataacaacagcaacagcaacaaaaagCGTGGAACTATGGGTAGAGAGACGCTTGATTTTGCAAACTTTGACGCATTTAGCAATATTAGCAACAATTTGAAAAACAGTAACAGCCTGAAGCGCACAAAGGAAGGCAAAAGGGCCGTTCCTACGCCACCGCCGGTAACCAAGTTCAATGAAGACTATTCGAAGGAGGATGCGTTCGAAATGGATCTTCAAGCCGTCCTGGAGAGGTCGAAGCTTGAGCAGTAA
- the LOC128742232 gene encoding epidermal growth factor receptor substrate 15-like 1 isoform X1, producing MPDILKIAGDHILIYEAYYKQLDPKATNEIGAHDAAKFLKKSGLSDVVLSRIWDLSDPTGRGFLTKEGFFVALKLIGLAQEGSEFNMKNIYNELPKPPKVGDLPKVPAQVKLVPTENSDWSIKPEKRQQYEQLFDSLGPLNGLLPGAKVRTTLMNSKLPVDTLGRIWDLADQDRDGSLDKHEFCVAMHLVYEALDKRAIPATLPPQLQRNAQSSANNDNGFDAFGSGEGGFVANFPTDIAPPPTVPPLPAAARATPPIIPPAPLIPLIPTGGSDAIASNVWVVTTLERCRYEEIFNKSDMDRDGLVSGHEIKEVFLQSGLAQNVLAHIWALCDTNQTGKLRLEEFCLAMWLVERAKKGIDPPQALAPNMVPPSLRKNSLIIQPEPKPTYSNPELEMISKEIEELAKERRLLEQEVAQKEADVRIKNGEMRSLQSELDTLTATLKQLENQKGEAQKRLDDLKNQKVEVDTAIASARVQVNKIREQCQKQEATLKEQEGELDSRRSELQKLRDEEQALEKEYNAGTKDVDRLTSQLQDTQLEISQVKAMVTQIQEYQRQMTDALAMFRNAIDTNDPVLVSDYSLKIEPEFREAKQALEEKEVENANKRDPFGDNKANGFGATDGETGFGDDFKTNGFATQFDTSNGFQSSGFDDGFSSAFDNKSSDPFASSAGNADPFAESKGSAQPPAKDEFGCDPFAILHAPTTASQILTPSPSKSVAPPRPESPSPALPPKKAKQPPPRPAPPRPLQGPTPTKSAPQSTDAFGDSSGGSFANFADFDNKNLKPAAPANPLHTSSVLAMPTLTLSPSPIAAGVAAPSPLPVLLGAPSVSTAKSCSGLSASPAPSAAGSEAAKPAAVDFTDDPFKDYRYEDPFNIDDPFADDDVGHANTEDPFSSDSNSLNNNRTASPRKPPAGATSSNQLDDLFGDAQNNNFLFGGSSDIGFKTNRKLSESDPFEAFNNNFSRNTPNATSQDLLFRAFGATDSSESDAKSTTESKNAFFGAAAAAASPFEDEFIQTERQFVNLDFSNNNNSNSNKKRGTMGRETLDFANFDAFSNISNNLKNSNSLKRTKEGKRAVPTPPPVTKFNEDYSKEDAFEMDLQAVLERSKLEQ from the exons ATGCCCGATATATTAAAG ATCGCTGGTGATCACATCTTGATATACGAAGCCTATTATAAACAG CTCGACCCAAAGGCAACCAATGAGATCGGTGCACATGATGCCgcaaaatttcttaaaaaatccGGACTAAGCGATGTGGTACTCAGCAGAATATGGGATCTGTCCGATCCCACCGGGCGGGGTTTCCTTACCAAGGAGGGATTTTTTGTGGCGCTAAAACTGATCGGTCTAGCCCAGGAAGGATCAGAGTTCAACATGAAGAACATCTACAACGAGTTGCCGAAGCCTCCCAAAGTG GGTGATTTACCGAAGGTACCTGCCCAGGTGAAGCTGGTTCCCACAGAGAACAGTGATTGGTCAATTAAACCAGAAAAGAGGCAACAGTACGAACAGTTATTCGATTCACTTGGTCCGTTGAACGGTTTACTGCCGGGAGCAAAAGTGCGCACCACTCTAATGAATTCAAAGCTGCCGGTAGACACTTTAGGTCGCATTTGGGATTTAGCCGACCAGGATCGCGATGGAAGTCTAGACAAACATGAATTTTGCGTTGCAATGCACCTGGTGTACGAAGCACTAGATAAACGAGCCATTCCAGCAACTCTGCCGCCGCAACTGCAACGTAACGCACAGAGCAGCGCCAACAACGATAATGGTTTTGATGCGTTCGGGAGCGGTGAAGGAGGTTTCGTAGCAAACTTTCCTACAGATATTGCACCACCGCCTACTGTACCTCCTCTTCCAGCGGCAGCTCGAGCAACACCGCCCATCATTCCACCGGCACCACTAATTCCGCTCATTCCGACCGGGGGATCAGATGCCATCGCTAGCAATGTCTGGGTAGTAACAACGCTGGAACGTTGTCGGTACGAAGAAATATTCAACAAAAGCGATATGGACCGTGACGGACTTGTATCCGGACACGAAATCAAGGAGGTGTTTCTTCAGTCTGGTTTGGCACAAAATGTTCTCGCTCATATTTGGGCCTTGTGCGATACTAATCAAACCGGCAAACTAAGACTGGAGGAATTCTGTCTCGCCATGTGGCTGGTAGAACGTGCTAAGAAAGGAATTGATCCGCCGCAGGCGCTGGCCCCCAACATGGTGCCACCAAGTTTGAGAAAGAATTCTCTAATTATTCAGCCG GAACCGAAACCGACCTACAGCAATCCAGAGCTGGAAATGATTTCCAAGGAGATCGAAGAGCTGGCCAAAGAACGCCGACTGCTGGAGCAGGAGGTTGCACAGAAGGAGGCCGACGTTCGAATAAAGAATGGGGAAATGAGAAGTCTGCAG AGTGAGCTAGATACCTTGACCGCCACACTGAAGCAGTTGGAAAATCAAAAGGGCGAAGCACAGAAACGGCTGGACGATCTCAAAAATCAA AAAGTTGAAGTAGATACTGCCATTGCTAGTGCACGAGTGCAG GTGAACAAAATTCGCGAACAATGTCAGAAGCAGGAGGCAACCCTTAAAGAGCAGGAAGGTGAGTTGGATTCGCGCCGTTCGGAGTTACAAAAGCTAAGAGATGAAGAACAAGCGCTCGAGAAAGAGTACAATGCTGGAACCAAAGATGTTGATCGACTAACATCACAGCTGCAAGATACTCAGCTCGAGATCAGCCAAGTCAAAGCTATGGTTACACAGATTCAAGAGTACCAGCGACAGATGACCGATGCATTGGCTATGTTCCGTAACGCAATCGATACAAACGATCCGGTGCTGGTGTCCGATTACTCACTCAAAATAGAACCCGAATTTAGAGAAGCCAAACAGGCACTCGAAGAAAAGGAAGTAGAAAATGCCAACAAACGAGATCCGTTTGGTGACAATAAAGCAAACGGATTCGGCGCAACAGATGGGGAAACAGGTTTCGGtgatgattttaaaacaaacggGTTTGCAACGCAGTTCGATACGAGTAACGGATTCCAGAGCTCCGGGTTCGACGATGGATTTTCAAGTGCTTTCGACAACAAAAGCAGCGACCCATTTGCTTCTTCCGCAGGCAATGCCGATCCATTCGCTGAATCGAAAGGATCTGCTCAACCG ccCGCCAAGGACGAGTTCGGTTGCGATCCGTTTGCCATTTTACATGCTCCAACTACCGCTAGTCAGATACTCACTCCCAGTCCCAGCAAATCGGTCGCTCCTCCAAGACCCGAATCGCCGAGCCCGGCGTTGCCACCTAAAAAGGCAAAGCAACCTCCGCCTCGGCCAGCTCCTCCGCGACCGTTGCAA GGCCCCACTCCGACAAAGTCAGCGCCTCAATCGACCGATGCGTTTGGTGACAGCAGCGGTGGAAGTTTTGCCAATTTCGCTGACTTCGACAATAAG AACCTTAAACCTGCGGCACCCGCAAATCCTCTGCATACATCCTCAGTCTTAGCGATGCCAACGTTGACACTGTCGCCATCGCCAATCGCTGCCGGTGTGGCGGCACCATCGCCATTACCGGTACTGCTGGGCGCTCCTTCCGTTAGTACTGCCAAGTCATGCTCGGGTCTTTCAGCCTCACCAGCGCCAAGTGCCGCCGGTAGCGAAGCTGCAAAACCGGCAGCAGTTGATTTCACTGACGATCCGTTCAAGGATTATCGCTACGAAGATCCGTTCAATATCGACGATCCTTTCGCGGACGACGATGTAGGTCATGCAAATACGGAAG ACCCTTTCAGTTCGGATTCTAACTCGCTGAATAATAACCGTACCGCCAGTCCCAGGAAGCCACCAGCCGGGGCGACCAGCTCGAACCAACTGGACGATTTGTTTGGCGATGCGCAGAACAATAATTTCCTATTTGGTGGCAGTTCTGACATCGGGTTTAAAACCAACAGAAAACTTTCTGAATCCGATCCATTTGAAGCGTTCAATAATAATTTCAGTAGAAATACTCCCAACGCTACGTCACAAGATCTGCTTTTTAGGGCATTCGGTGCGACCGATAGCTCGGAGAGCGACGCAAAATCTACGACCGAATCGAAAAATGCTTTCTTTGgtgctgccgccgccgccgccagtcCCTTTGAAGATGAATTTATTCAAACGGAGCGGCAGTTCGTCAACCTGGACTtctccaacaataacaacagcaacagcaacaaaaagCGTGGAACTATGGGTAGAGAGACGCTTGATTTTGCAAACTTTGACGCATTTAGCAATATTAGCAACAATTTGAAAAACAGTAACAGCCTGAAGCGCACAAAGGAAGGCAAAAGGGCCGTTCCTACGCCACCGCCGGTAACCAAGTTCAATGAAGACTATTCGAAGGAGGATGCGTTCGAAATGGATCTTCAAGCCGTCCTGGAGAGGTCGAAGCTTGAGCAGTAA